The following proteins come from a genomic window of Puntigrus tetrazona isolate hp1 chromosome 15, ASM1883169v1, whole genome shotgun sequence:
- the LOC122358673 gene encoding olfactory receptor 52E4-like, whose amino-acid sequence MNSLNASFVQNISIVRPEYFFITGLSGIPYSSYYYIFLGVTYFIAVIGNSVVLLIIALDQSLHSPKYIGMFNLALADLGETNAWVPSTMKIFFSDSQNISYDACLANMFFVNLFVTLQSATLVVLAFDRYVAICLPLRYHAILNNYVMSLVFVAIWAFNACLVALAASLITQLSLCKSNVIQSFYCDYGAVLGMACNVSSIHIFLKNLIVALYIVAPLLIILLSYMGIVFALSKITTWEARLKALKTCISHLLLVVCYFLPIISIIIATLINPLTLNARIISASLSFTLPPMLNPIIYVLNTAEIRVLIKKLLKNKIVPIKKNILKKR is encoded by the coding sequence ATGaattctttaaatgcaagtttTGTCCAGAATATTTCCATTGTTCGTCCAGAATACTTTTTCATCACTGGACTTTCAGGTATACCATACAGCagttattactatatttttttaggtGTCACATATTTTATTGCTGTAATTGGGAACTCTGTAGTTCTCCTTATTATAGCTCTGGATCAAAGTCTGCACAGTCCAAAATATATTGGTATGTTTAACTTGGCCTTGGCTGATCTTGGTGAAACTAATGCATGGGTTCCTAGCacaatgaagatttttttttctgactcaCAGAACATCTCCTACGATGCTTGCTTGgctaacatgttttttgtgAACCTTTTTGTTACTCTGCAAAGTGCCACTCTTGTTGTTCTGGCATTTGATCGCTATGTTGCAATTTGTTTGCCATTAAGATATCATGCTATACTGAATAATTATGTCATGTCTCTAGTGTTTGTAGCAATATGGGCATTTAACGCTTGTCTGGTGGCCCTGGCAGCATCTTTGATAACACAACTTTCACTCTGTAAATCTAACGTGATACAGagtttttattgtgattatgGAGCAGTGTTGGGGATGGCATGCAACGTCAGCAGCATTCACATTTTCCTAAAAAACCTTATTGTAGCCTTGTACATTGTTGCACCATTGCTTATTATACTCCTGTCATATATGGGCATCGTTTTTGCTTTAAGTAAAATCACAACTTGGGAAGcacgtttaaaagcactgaagACCTGTATTTCTCACCTTTTGTTGGTTGTATGTTACTTTCTGCCTATCATAAGCATTATCATTGCTACATTAATTAATCCTCTTACTCTCAATGCCAGAATCATCAGTGCATCTCTTTCATTTACTCTTCCACCAATGTTAAATcctattatttatgttttaaatacagctgaaatcagagtcttaattaaaaaactgcttaaaaacaaaattgtgccaattaaaaagaacattttaaagaaaaggtAA
- the LOC122358671 gene encoding olfactory receptor 52E2-like, protein MNSLNASFAQNISIVRPEYFFITGLSGIPYSMYYYIFLGVTYLIAVIGNSVVLLIIALDRSLHSPKYIGVFNLALADLGETNAWIPNTMKIFFSDSQYMSYNACLANMFFVNLFVTLQSATLVVLAFDRYVAICLPLRYHAIVNNTVMSLVFVAIWAFNTSLVALGASLITQLSFCKTNVVQSYYCDYGVVFAMACNDNSINMFITNLIVALFLVAPLFIILLSYLGIVFALSKITTWEARLKALKTCVSHLLLVVSFFLPVICIFIASLITSLTPNARVISGSLSLSLPPMLNPIIYVLNTAEIRVLIRKLLKNRTVPIRKSISKRW, encoded by the coding sequence ATGAattctttaaatgcaagctTTGCCCAGAATATTTCCATTGTTCGTCCAGAATACTTTTTCATCACTGGACTTTCAGGTATACCATACAGCatgtattactatatttttttaggtGTCACATATCTTATTGCTGTAATTGGGAACTCTGTAGTTCTCCTTATTATAGCTCTGGATCGAAGTCTGCACAGTCCAAAGTACATTGGTGTGTTTAACTTGGCCTTGGCTGATCTTGGTGAAACTAATGCATGGATTCCTAACacaatgaagatttttttttctgactcaCAGTACATGTCCTACAATGCTTGCTTGgctaacatgttttttgtgAACCTTTTTGTTACTCTGCAAAGTGCCACTCTTGTTGTTCTGGCATTTGATCGCTACGTTGCAATTTGTTTGCCATTAAGGTATCACGCAATAGTGAATAATACTGTCATGTCTTTGGTGTTTGTAGCAATATGGGCCTTTAACACTTCTTTGGTGGCCCTGGGAGCATCTTTGATAACACAACTTTCATTCTGTAAAACTAATGTGGTACAGAGTTATTACTGTGATTATGGAGTAGTGTTTGCCATGGCATGCAATGACAACAGCATTAATATGTTCATAACAAACCTCATTGTAGCTTTGTTTCTTGTTGCACCATTGTTCATTATACTCCTGTCATATCTGGgcattgtttttgctttaagtAAAATTACAACTTGGGAAGcacgtttaaaagcactgaagACCTGTGTTTCTCACCTTTTGTTGGttgtatctttctttcttcctgtcatatgcattttcattgctTCATTAATTACTTCTCTCACTCCCAATGCCAGAGTCATCAGTGGATCTCTTTCATTGTCTCTTCCACCAATGTTAAATCCTATTATTTAcgttttaaacacagctgaaatAAGAGTTTTAATTCgaaaactgcttaaaaacaGAACTGTGCCAATTAGAAAGAGCATTTCAAAACGATGGTAA